The following coding sequences are from one Salvia hispanica cultivar TCC Black 2014 chromosome 3, UniMelb_Shisp_WGS_1.0, whole genome shotgun sequence window:
- the LOC125216095 gene encoding LOW QUALITY PROTEIN: ribonucleoside-diphosphate reductase large subunit-like (The sequence of the model RefSeq protein was modified relative to this genomic sequence to represent the inferred CDS: substituted 1 base at 1 genomic stop codon), whose translation MYMVKRNGRQEAVRFDKITTSLKKLSYGLNCDPVLVSQKVCAGVYKGITTSQLAELAAETAAALTTNHPDYASLAARVAVTNLHKNTNTSFSETVQDMYNHVNERSGLESPLIADDVYEIIMKNSVCLDSEIIYDRDFDYDYFGFKTLERSYLLKNEGKVVERPQHMLMRVAVGIHKDDIDSVIKTYHLLSQRWFTHATPTLFNAGTPRPQLSSCFLICMKDDSIEGIYDTLKECAVISKSAGGIGVSVHIIRATGSYIRGTNGTSNGIVPMLRVFNDTARCVDQGGGRRKGSFAVYLEPXHSDIFEFLDLRKNHGKEEHRARDLFYGLWVPDLFMQRVESEGQWSLFCPNESPGLADCWGEEFEALYTKYEREGKAKKVVQARSLWFEILKSQIETGTPFMLYKDTCNRKSNQQNLGTIKSSNLCTEIIEYTSPTETAVCNLASIALPRYVREKGVPLESQPTKLVGSIGSKNRYFDFDKLAEITELVTTNLNKIIDVNYYPVETAKRSNMRHRPIGIGVQGLADAFILLGMAFESPEAQQLNKDIFETIYYHALKASCELAQREGPYETYSGSPVSKGIIQPDMWGVKPSDRWDWGALRAKIAEHGIRNSLLVAPMPTASTSQILGNNECFEPYTSNIYSRRVLSGEFVVVNKHLLHDLTEMGLWSPNVKNRIIHEDGSVQNIPEVPEDLKRIYKTVWEIKQRILVDMAVDRGCFIDQSQSLNIHMDQLSFEKLTSLHFHTWTRGLKTGLYYLRTHAAADAIKFTVDTTMIKDFPIVAQDDKAKAAAADDDNSKMAQIVCSLANRDECLACGS comes from the exons ATGTATATGGTGAAGAGGAACGGGAGGCAGGAGGCTGTGCGCTTCGACAAGATCACTACGAGCCTGAAGAAGCTTAGCTATGGCCTCAACTGTGATCCGGTTTTGGTGTCGCAGAAAGTGTGCGCGGGGGTGTACAAGGGCATCACCACTAGTCAGCTTGCCGAGTTAGCTGCGGAGACGGCTGCTGCTCTCACCACGAATCACCCTGATTATGCTTCT TTGGCTGCAAGAGTTGCGGTTACAAATCTTCACAAGAACACTAATACGTCATTTTCTGAGAC TGTTCAAGACATGTACAATCACGTCAATGAGAGGTCTGGGCTAGAGTCCCCTTTGATCGCTGATGATGTGTATGAGATTATAATGAAG AACTCTGTTTGTCTTGACAGTGAGATCATATATGACAGAGACTTCGACTATGATTACTTTGGTTTTAAGACGCTTGAAAGGTCTTATCTGTTAAAGAACGAAGGCAAGGTTGTCGAAAGGCCACAGCACATGTTAATGAGGGTTGCTGTTGGCATCCATAAGGATGATATAGATTCTGTTATAAAAACATATCATCTTCTGTCCCAGCGATGGTTCACTCATGCCACTCCCACACTTTTTAATGCTGGAACACCAAGACCACAA TTAAGCAGCTGTTTCTTGATATGCATGAAAGATGACAGTATCGAGGGTATATATGATACCCTCAAGGAATGTGCTGTCATTAGCAAATCAGCTGGAGGAATTGGTGTGTCTGTCCATATTATCCGTGCTACCGGAAGTTATATACGTGGAACAAATGGAACATCCAATGGCATTGTCCCAATGCTTCGAGTTTTCAATGACACTGCCAGATGTGTGGATCAGGGTGGTGGCAGGAGGAAAG GTTCTTTTGCTGTATATTTGGAGCCATGACACTCTGACATCTTTGAGTTTCTTGATTTGAGGAAAAACCATGGGAAG gaGGAGCATCGGGCAAGAGATTTGTTCTATGGTCTTTGGGTACCTGATCTCTTTATGCAAAGAGTTGAATCTGAAGGCCAGTGGTCATTGTTTTGTCCGAATGAGTCTCCTGGATTAGCTGATTGCTGGGGTGAAGAATTTGAAGCTTTGTACACtaaatatgagagagag GGAAAGGCCAAGAAAGTTGTCCAGGCACGGAGTTTATGGTTTGAAATCTTGAAATCTCAGATTGAAACTGGAACTCCTTTTATGCTTTATAAA GACACTTGTAATAGAAAGAGCAACCAGCAGAATCTGGGTACCATAAAATCATCTAACTTGTGTACTGAGATTATCGAGTATACGAGTCCCACTGAAACTGCTGTATGCAATCTTGCATCAATTGCTCTACCACGATATGTTAGAGAGAAG GGTGTGCCTTTGGAGTCCCAACCAACAAAGCTTGTTGGCAGCATAGGATCTAAAAACCGATATTTTGACTTCGACAAACTGGCTGAG ATTACTGAGCTTGTTACGACAAACCTTAACAAGATAATTGATGTGAATTATTATCCAGTTGAAACTGCTAAAAGGTCCAACATGCGTCACAGGCCAATAGGAATTGGTGTACAAGGTCTTGCTGATGCCTTCATCTTGCTTGGCATGGCATTTGAATCTCCAGAG GCTCAGCAGTTGAACAAGGATATATTTGAAACCATATACTATCATGCATTAAAGGCATCTTGTGAACTCGCTCAGAGAGAAGGCCCATACGAAACATATAGTGGCAGTCCTGTTAGCAAg GGAATCATCCAGCCAGATATGTGGGGAGTGAAGCCGTCTGATAGATGGGATTGGGGTGCTCTTCGGGCTAAGATTGCAGAACATGGGATTCGGAACTCACTTCTCGTAGCACCCATGCCAACTGCTTCAACAAGCCAGATTCTTGGGAACAATGAGTGCTTTGAACCATACACATCTAACATTTACAGCCGTAGAGTTCTAAG TGGCGAGTTTGTTGTTGTGAATAAGCATCTTCTCCATGATTTGACTGAGATGGGGCTTTGGTCTCCTAATGTCAAGAACAGGATTATTCACGAGGACGGCTCTGTTCAAAACATCCCCGAGGTTCCTGAAGATCTTAAACGGATTTACAA AACAGTATGGGAGATCAAACAACGGATATTGGTTGATATGGCTGTCGACCGTGGATGCTTCATAGACCAGAGTCAGAGCCTAAACATCCATATGGACCAACTTAGTTTCGAAAAGCTTACTTCTCTCCACTTCCATACCTGGACTAGG GGTTTGAAGACGGGCTTGTACTATCTAAGAACGCATGCAGCAGCCGATGCCATCAAATTCACCGTTGACACTACCATGATAAAGG ACTTCCCAATCGTTGCGCAGGATGATAAGGCTAAGGCAGCAGCAGCTGATGACGACAATTCTAAGATGGCGCAGATTGTATGCTCTTTAGCCAACCGCGATGAATGCCTGGCTTGTGGAAGTTGA
- the LOC125216019 gene encoding classical arabinogalactan protein 9-like: protein MVKLKHDPSLYYFSPLLPLRHHFLPHHHRINSMGLRTLTSNIYTHPPSLASSSQVLNLHSPLRTLAGAFSSKMASNLLLFAAVICIAAAAVNGQSPTNSPAPPTPTTPAPPTPTPPTATPPPATTTPPPAATPAPLASPPALVLAAAPSKPTSPAPSPLLSSPPSPPTGAPGPSLPGLSPAPSATDQSGANPVGVAQMVSGSAILGWALMFLVWA, encoded by the exons ATG GTGAAGCTGAAGCACGATCCCTCATTGTATTATTTCTCTCCCCTTCTTCCCCTTCGACATCAttttcttcctcatcatcatcGAATAAATTCAATGGGCTTGCGCACACTCACCtccaatatatatacacacccTCCTTCACTAGCCTCCTCGTCTCAAGTTCTTAACCTTCACTCACCACTGCGCACATTAGCAGGCGCATTTTCCTCCAAAATGGCTTCCAACCTGCTATTGTTCGCCGCCGTGATCTGCattgccgccgccgccgtcaaCGGCCAATCTCCGACGAATTCTCCTGCTCCGCCCACTCCGACCACTCCTGCTCCCCCAACTCCCACTCCTCCCACCGCGACGCCGCCTCCGGCCACCACCACTCCGCCGCCGGCAGCTACGCCGGCTCCCCTTGCTTCCCCGCCAGCTTTGGTTCTGGCTGCGGCTCCGTCGAAGCCGACATCTCCGGCTCCATCGCCGCTGCTGTCGAGCCCTCCGTCGCCGCCGACCGGAGCTCCGGGCCCCAGTCTCCCCGGCCTCTCTCCTGCTCCGTCCGCCACAGATCAG AGTGGAGCAAATCCAGTGGGTGTGGCGCAGATGGTCAGTGGCAGCGCTATTTTGGGCTGGGCTTTGATGTTTTTGGTCTGGGCTTAG